From the Solanum pennellii chromosome 4, SPENNV200 genome, one window contains:
- the LOC107016515 gene encoding uncharacterized protein LOC107016515, which produces MSKYDSCLVSKARDEISRYVTGVSEELEEECFAAILHDNMDISRLMAHAQQVEESRLGKRSREAKKASCYGCGKGGHMVKNCPNVRIQGKGNEQTQPSCPSSGAPKRNHFYALKARDEQKNSPDIVTGML; this is translated from the exons ATGTCCAAATATGATTCTTGTTTGGTTTCCAAAGCTAGGGATGAAATAAGTCGTTATGTAACGGGCGTGTCcgaagagcttgaagaagaatgtttTGCAGCCATTcttcatgacaatatggataTTTCCAGGTTGATGGCTCATGCACAACAAGTAGAGGAGAGTCGTCTAGGGAAGAGGAGCAGAGAAGCTAAGAAGGCAAG ttgctatggttgtggcaaaGGTGGACATATGGTGAAAAATTGTCCTAATGTGAGGATCCAAGGTAAGGGGAATGAGCAAACTCAACCAAGCTGTCCGAGCTCTGGAGCTCCAAAAAGGAACCATTTCTACGCACTCAAGGCTAGGGATGAACAAAAGAACTCTCCCGACATTGTGACGGGTATGTTATAA